aactgaaatttaacttttccacttttaattgaagaatttcttcttttctggttgacaattcaactgcatattttgtagaaaatttgccttttttgacaTGATATTAAtcgttttaattgagaattcaacagttaaattttccagaaacgaagtttttacaaaattcaagaattgaatGATCAACATACGAATTTCCTATGAagtttaactgttgaaaattaaaaagtgggtctttttcaaacaaattgtctAGACAATccggaagttaaatttttaacccacgaaatttctaaatatataacatctgcatttttaactatactacgcatttaaaatggaaaatgatCTCAGTTTTCACCGTAAAACTTGaccatttcaaaataatttagaacatctagaaatgaaaatttttcaatttgaattgctGACAAACTTTATTATACTGCGAAGAGCGGCACGTAAAGTGGCAGCAAGGAGAACgaagtgagtgagaagtgaaagaaaattggaagaaaagagtgagaagaattcaCTTTAAGCCTACGTTTAACTGCGAAGTGGATTTTGGATTTCTAACGTCACCCCACGCGCGTGCGCATGCGGTATATCAAGCgtcgttttccaaaaaaagagatctttttttctgcctatttcagataaagtatcgtatgcaccacgacaataaagttgttttatacGAGAATGTCGTTTTAGCGACCTCGCCTTCGGCTGGTACGTTAAATTctgcatcctcgtataaagttcaactttactgcctagtTACATtatctaatattaaaataaaaattttacatctttcaaatattaggaattattcattgaaaaataattgaataattacgtAAAAgcattaataacaaatattttgtaattagctttaaaatttgtcaaaccCCTTTCCAAATTATTCTGGGGAAAAAACTGgggtaaaaataaaatcatgcaaGAACAgtgttatttttatacaaaatatttggtttatatatattttgtaactATTTAGCACAATTTAACCCACAAGTCCATCCTTTTCTCCAAACTTTATCCATTTTCAGTTTCATTTcccaattttcagtttaaaaacctCACTTCCGGTTCAAATTTTACACTACACGGTGATTATttgataaaagattattttttcttgagacaattctttttggttaaatagtctactaaattaaattattttgtaaaaagtaatcttttttggttgaaattttttatgtttagtcgaatatttgtttttttttgttgtaaaaaatgcaactgtttcctTAAAAATCAGATCTGACAAGGGGGACTGGAAAGATTTTCCCCGGGCCCAGGTTTCCCTTTCGACAggcctgttgaaaattaatctattttaaacaattatttttgttaagtttcatCAATTATTACCACATTCTAagtacaaaaatggaaaatttagagagaaaaagaaaatttctactattattcaaagaaaatattattaaaaatgatagtaAATTgcagaaacaattatttttgttaacctgAAAGAGAGCACCAAAAATTCGCACTTCTCGCTAAGGGGAAGGGGAGTGGGAGTAGTGATTGGCGCGGGCCTGACTCGAAATTTGGAATTCCAACGGACATCAGAGACAAAACAGAGCCGTCGTTCGTGTGACGCGGTCACAGAGTCAGTGAACGTGGTCTGTCGGACTGAGTCGGATCAGACTAGACCGGAGCGCAAATAAGGGTCTCTACCCCAATTTACATACGCTAAACGCCAACGAAAAGCTAGTCAAAATtgtgataccatttttttaaatctatctctAAAGTTGCTACCAACAGTTTCGTAAATGAGAGGACGTGAACGCCGGCGTTTCTATTTTGTATTTATGTTTCTATTTCGTATTACTATTTTGTGCTGGAAATGAGTTCAGTCAGTGCCAAAGTGTTCAGTGTAAAAAGTTAGTGACGTTTGAGAAAAAAGGCGCTACTGTGGGAAATGAtcagcaaaaatttaaaacaggAGTGTTTGTGTTTTTCGTTTTCTCGCCTTtcctcgaaaattttattttaaatctaacgAAAGCCACTCGACAAATGTGAAGTGAACGGACCTTTTGtttaattactgtttttttaaagttcgctTTCTTCAATTTTCTCGTGAATCtaattttctggattttctttACGTGCATCAAACGTAATAAATATGAACTTTGTGACTGTGAACAAAATTACTGAATAAATCAGTGAGAGGTGCAGAGGAGACAATATGAGTGAGATGTCGAGTGAAGAGCAGCAtcatcaacaaaaatttgttgatgATGGCTCGAATTCGGAGCACCATTGCAAGGATCACAGTGTTCCCTTTGAAAGTGAGAAGAGCCTCGAGATGCATCTTCGGTGCCACAACGGGAACCTGCTCAGTCAATGGGCCAGTCAAGCTCAGCAGGAGGAGAGCAATAATAACAACAGTAAGGCTGGTAACCATAACAGCAGCAATCATATGGTGGTGAAGCGGGAAAGTGTGACAGCGCCGGCTGATTCGAGTGAACCTACCTCGAGGCCTCCTTCGGAAGGTACAGCATCTTCGTCTCGGCGACAACACACTCCAACGTCACAGGGATTCCAGGATTTCCCAACCCCAATGTTCAATGAGAACAATTATTATATGCAGAACGAACAACAGAATTATGTTCTACCCCACAACTACTCTCCGACCAGGGAGGAGAGTCAAAGTGGAGATGTAAACTTTTCAAGGTATCATCCTTATCAGCATCAGCAACGTTTTCCGCAAGGGGATCGAGCAAACTCTGTGAGTTCTTCAAGTCCGCGTAGTCCGTTACAATGTGATAAATGTGGCGCAGTTTACGAGGATCCTCATCAACTCGCAGAGCACGTAAGttccaaattgtaaaaaacaaaatttgtttaattgtacCCTTTTGAGTGTCAAGGACTAATACCTACTCTAATCATGGTGTTTCTAAAGAACTGCCCAGTAAAGTTTGCATTTGATAGTATGAACATTTGTAATACCTAAAAATGCCGTTTCTGTATGTACCTGAAGGTCTGagcgttcaaatgaacgaaatatttgtcgacatttctattttatctataaatatttttccaacttttGTAACGTCAGCAGTAAAAAATGTCATTCgattgaacgttcagaacttcattCACATCgtttctgtccttttttcaatCTCTGATTAGGCAGCGAAATTATTTAGATTCCTATCATTTTGGAAGCTGATTAGAGTTGTCCAATATAACTTGAAATAAATTACAAACACCATGTTTCTTACGCATTAGAAGGCGCTTCAAAGgcatgcaatttttgaaatcttgtaggATTGCGCGTAAGAATGATGCGCCATCATACAACTCTCACTATATTTTAATGTGATcaattaaggaaaaataaattcgtgattaacaaattttagaaaaaagttttcattgcAGCTATCTTTGTAGCAATCAATCTTAAGAACGTAAAATGACTAATACTGTGTTTTTGAATGCTCTTAACaccattattatttaagaaacagTGAATAAGAACAGCGAAACTTGCAAATTTGGAAGGGATGAACTATGTTCTATTTCATGGTTGATTTTTGGTATCCAagagtattcagaaaaatattgtgtCTAGTTTTAACAAACATTGCATCGATTCGATTCCACCGCAAATCAAACTTCTCttgttttccaaattttcagattaaaaaaataacatttgaaaacGTACGAGCTTATGCATATTGTTAAGACAAGgcttttttgtatttgaattttgtttctattaatatttttaataatgaaattgaaatagtgaaacaaaaatttgacgcatttcaattattttacacaCTGCCTATGGTTACAGATTTTTCCGTAACTTTAACCCATTTTTCAGATCGTTCAGCGCTAACGATCCCGAATTTTCCGTAATTCTAACCAGTTTTCCCTCTTGTTCAAGGCAAACGTTATAGATAATTCTTTAATCATATTACCAGAGACATAGCCTTCTttttaatgcctttaaaaaaaatatatttttcataaatctttatCACTCAGGGaaatacattattaaaactttttcgtaTTTGGTATACACTCAGAGTATACTTGTCGATCAAAAGATGAAGGGAAGTtcgaagttgaaaaaaaatcctgTGATGCATTGTTTTCTCACTACTCGGGgaagatttctggaaatttttaaattgatttattgatGTTGATGGAATTAGGTATTTTATAAAGAAAGCTTTCTATGCTGCCCACGCTAGTCGTCGTTGCTAAGATCGAATCTTTTCTTATAAAAGACCTAATTCTATTAAGCTTTAAccaatcgatttgaaaatttccagaaatcttcCCTGAATAGTGAAGAATAAATACAtcactagaatttttttttactttgagctTTCCTCGATAATTTTTGTcggtttcaataatatttaactgAGTTATAAtgatttatggtttaaaaaataactgcatttgagcaaattttttcttcacttcacttcttttcttttattattaaaagtattacaagGAGAAAACTTCAAATAGAGGAATGTTCTGCATTCTACTTCTCTACAAGCCCGTATTATTGTTCTTATTAACTGAAATCGAAAAGTGTATCTTCACATAATTGCATAAAAGTTGACGcagtaaaattagaaaaattatcaaattttaaaagaagaaatatacCGTTTTATAATTCAGTACAATTAAAGattgattctttttaattgatgTCGGAAGGAACTTTATAATCAAGcaataaattgttttgtaaatCAAGCAATTAATTTCTGTATCCTAATAAGTAAATTCCAACATcaatcacaaataaaaattaattttatcaattcattGAAGTACGTTTTgtcacttttttttatcaatataacaTTGTTCAGCATATTATTCAACATGCTATtgcataaaacaattttaaaatatattgctgTATTACAATCTTTTCTGTActtttacataatatttaatattcacatGTCCTAAATGTAGATAACATTTCGAAACTGTAATTTTGAGATAGATTATCATTTTACAACGGTCAGTCAATTTACCCTTGCCATTGCTGCGTACAAACGTACCTACTCTCAATATAACAAAAACATTTTGGTCATGGGTACCTAAAGCGACAAGCGTAATTCCTTCATTCAGAATAGTAAATTAAAAACTCATGCGATTTCTAACCTCAAATAGGTATCGCCgttaagaaaaaaatggtaatgtTACAcacaaaatttgtgtaatttacaTAATCCAACTGGGAAactattttcgttttttacagCGCAGTCACCACACATCTTCAAATACCTATCCCAGCCAGCCTCAATATCAGCAAATAGGTACTAGTCAACATCAAATACAGAGGCATCAACAATCTCAAATGCACAACTCACCACCACACACGATCCGACAACATGCGGGATTCGATTTTAGCGGTGGAAGTATTATCAAGACTGAATTAAAGCCGGAATCCGAAGAGCAGACAGCAGAGATTTTCGACCTTGATTCTCAGAAGGTCCAGACACACAGGTACGAGGAAGATCTGATCAAAGTCCAGCATCAGCAACAACAACATCAGATGCAGCATCATGCAATGCAACATCAGCAGAGGACTGCTCCACATTCGGTGAGTTCAATGTTGAGTAGTTGGCCTTCGCCACAACTTCATCAGGAGTATCATCCAGGAATTTCTCCGGTGGCACCCATGAACTCTCCTTCCCCAATTCCGGATCAGAGCCAGTTCAGACGTGCGCAGCAAATGCCTCTTGAACCATCTAGACATGGTGCTTCACCTATTATAACAAGCACCCAATCTCTCCCGACCCACCAACTACCCCCACTCCAGCACTCTACGGACCCACTGGATGATCAGTCGTGGAAAAGTAACAAGGCTCGACGACCCAAGACCTATAACTGTACGTCATGCAACAAGTGGTTTACAAGCTCGGGTCATCTGAAGAGGCATTACAATACGACGTTGCATAAAAACGCCGTCAAAGTCAGCAATCAACCCGATCCGGCCGATATGCCCATCAGCGTGCATCATCATCCAGGCAGGGATGCCATCAGAAACAGAGAGGGTCCAAGATCTCCAGAGTTATCTTCTTCAGGGAGTCCCCCAAACTTGATGGCAGGTCCCTCGAACGAGGCAACGAGGGGCCTGCTGCACACTTCTATCACCACCACCAGCCTTTCCAACAACAGCCACAAGTCTTCGGAGATCCAAGAAACCCTTTCCCAGCAGCAGGTAGTTTCAGCGGCCCGCATGTCCAACTTCGTGCCGCTCAATTGCCCGCCGCATTCTCCAATGGGGCACCACCAGCACCAAATGGGTGCCCCATCACCCCAATTGGCTCAGCGCAACCACCGAATGAATTCACCTCAAATGGGGGTCCACCATCACATGAATTCACCCATTACCTACAGTCAGCATCCACCAACTCACCTGAATTCGCCTTCCCCAATGGGCCAGCACCAGCACATGAGTTCTCCATCACCCATGATGGGGGGCGTATCACCGATGCCTACCCCACCGCTGCCAATGGGGGATACTACGATGCCTCATCAGCCGTACCCAAACGGTTTTCACCCCCACGTTACAACCACTACCAGCATCCAGGGCCTAATGGATATCACCAGCCTAGCTACTACTGGTAATGATCTACAACCTTCTATGCAATTCACCCAAGAGATTCTGCCCGGTTTCGGAA
This Belonocnema kinseyi isolate 2016_QV_RU_SX_M_011 chromosome 3, B_treatae_v1, whole genome shotgun sequence DNA region includes the following protein-coding sequences:
- the LOC117169285 gene encoding C2H2 finger domain transcription factor crzA-like, yielding MSEMSSEEQHHQQKFVDDGSNSEHHCKDHSVPFESEKSLEMHLRCHNGNLLSQWASQAQQEESNNNNSKAGNHNSSNHMVVKRESVTAPADSSEPTSRPPSEGTASSSRRQHTPTSQGFQDFPTPMFNENNYYMQNEQQNYVLPHNYSPTREESQSGDVNFSRYHPYQHQQRFPQGDRANSVSSSSPRSPLQCDKCGAVYEDPHQLAEHRSHHTSSNTYPSQPQYQQIGTSQHQIQRHQQSQMHNSPPHTIRQHAGFDFSGGSIIKTELKPESEEQTAEIFDLDSQKVQTHRYEEDLIKVQHQQQQHQMQHHAMQHQQRTAPHSVSSMLSSWPSPQLHQEYHPGISPVAPMNSPSPIPDQSQFRRAQQMPLEPSRHGASPIITSTQSLPTHQLPPLQHSTDPLDDQSWKSNKARRPKTYNCTSCNKWFTSSGHLKRHYNTTLHKNAVKVSNQPDPADMPISVHHHPGRDAIRNREGPRSPELSSSGSPPNLMAGPSNEATRGLLHTSITTTSLSNNSHKSSEIQETLSQQQVVSAARMSNFVPLNCPPHSPMGHHQHQMGAPSPQLAQRNHRMNSPQMGVHHHMNSPITYSQHPPTHLNSPSPMGQHQHMSSPSPMMGGVSPMPTPPLPMGDTTMPHQPYPNGFHPHVTTTTSIQGLMDITSLATTGNDLQPSMQFTQEILPGFGTFNNTQMSLPSFNNFGMNSGYNIVGHNPSQVINVGGLSPEENIPPPDRNFNTPLPNYDTYRHAPPKYESLTNMDVLHCTAPYGNIYDKYQDYIQQEPPLYYDIPRSRFQVEANNHYLDEEPPTAKLNPNIKRKKNAKLKGAVTKEQQVTSTNSDLPYISENDRHKCHDCNKYFSKSCYLTQHNTSFHAGDKPFKCNQCGKRFPHKTIHAEHLQKHAGEKPYKCEICPKQFNHKTDLRRHMCLHTGKKPYACDICHKGFIRKDHMMKHVETHRKKQSSTDQLNVHLRA